In Chloracidobacterium sp., the following proteins share a genomic window:
- the fumC gene encoding class II fumarate hydratase, translating to MAEATEKAAKTRIETDSMGEIDVPVWAYWGAQTQRSLKHFNIGFDVMPREVIRALGILKKAAAIVNRDLGKLDDETTNLISQAADEVIEGKLDGHFPLRVWQTGSGTQTNMNANEVISNRAIEIAGGEMGSKTPVHPNDDVNKSQSSNDTFPTAMYIAAAERTHALIPEVQKVADAIRAKAEEYNDVVKIGRTHLQDATPVTVGQEFGGWAALVERDIERLSMVMPGLLELAIGGTAVGTGLNSHPEFADRAAAKIAELTGLPFKAHPDKFAALSAHDEVVFASGAIKTLAASLMKIANDIRWLASGPRCGIGEITLPENEPGSSIMPGKVNPTQSEAMTMVAVQVFGNDAAIGFAGSQGNFELNVFKPVMIHNYLHSVRLIHDACHGFVDYCIAGIELRRENIDHYLRNSLMLVTALNQHIGYDNAAKIAKNAHKKGISLKESAVELELLSGEDFDRLVKAEDMTHP from the coding sequence ATGGCAGAAGCAACGGAGAAAGCAGCAAAGACGCGGATCGAGACCGATTCGATGGGCGAGATCGATGTGCCGGTTTGGGCATATTGGGGAGCACAGACGCAGCGGTCGCTGAAGCATTTCAACATCGGTTTTGACGTGATGCCGCGTGAGGTTATTCGCGCCCTCGGCATCCTGAAGAAGGCCGCGGCCATTGTAAATCGCGATCTTGGAAAGCTCGATGATGAGACGACAAACCTCATCTCGCAGGCCGCGGACGAGGTGATCGAAGGCAAGCTCGACGGGCATTTCCCGCTGCGCGTTTGGCAGACAGGTTCGGGCACGCAGACGAACATGAACGCCAACGAGGTCATCTCGAACCGCGCGATCGAGATCGCGGGCGGCGAGATGGGCTCGAAAACGCCGGTTCACCCCAACGACGACGTAAACAAATCGCAGTCGTCGAACGACACGTTCCCGACCGCGATGTATATCGCCGCAGCCGAGCGAACACACGCCCTGATCCCTGAAGTGCAAAAGGTCGCCGACGCTATTCGAGCGAAGGCCGAGGAATACAATGATGTCGTCAAGATCGGCCGCACGCATCTGCAGGATGCGACGCCGGTGACCGTCGGCCAGGAATTCGGCGGCTGGGCCGCGCTCGTCGAACGCGATATCGAACGCCTCAGCATGGTGATGCCGGGCCTGCTTGAACTGGCGATCGGCGGAACTGCTGTCGGGACGGGGCTGAATTCGCATCCCGAGTTCGCCGATAGAGCGGCTGCAAAGATCGCTGAATTGACCGGGTTGCCGTTCAAGGCACATCCGGACAAGTTCGCGGCATTGTCTGCGCATGACGAGGTCGTATTTGCGTCAGGAGCCATAAAAACGCTCGCGGCCAGCTTGATGAAGATAGCCAATGACATCCGATGGCTCGCATCGGGCCCACGCTGCGGCATCGGCGAGATCACGCTGCCCGAGAATGAACCCGGCTCGTCGATCATGCCGGGCAAGGTCAACCCGACGCAGAGCGAGGCGATGACGATGGTGGCCGTTCAGGTGTTTGGCAACGATGCCGCGATCGGTTTTGCGGGCTCGCAGGGCAATTTTGAGCTCAATGTTTTCAAGCCCGTGATGATCCACAACTATCTGCACTCGGTGCGGCTCATCCACGATGCGTGTCACGGTTTCGTCGATTACTGCATTGCCGGCATCGAGTTGAGGCGCGAAAACATCGACCATTACCTGCGAAACTCGCTGATGCTCGTCACGGCCCTCAACCAGCACATCGGCTACGACAACGCCGCAAAGATCGCGAAGAATGCGCACAAGAAGGGCATCTCCCTCAAGGAATCGGCGGTGGAATTGGAGCTATTGTCAGGTGAGGATTTTGACCGGTTGGTCAAGGCCGAGGATATGACGCATCCGTAA
- a CDS encoding TlpA family protein disulfide reductase → MKLSIFLLILLLSSGIFAQSGRVGPSGTAQTGTAAPTVRELFDEANGYLKAKLTEYETKKVTYSDSLLARTKLEQRQLAARHAASAATRTDLAGEDLYYLGMLNWIADNLDGTAENLLKFIAAEGSPANRVQTARSIVTVVLAKQKKLTEAERVFADYLAAEPRKPTEQARVEGELAKAYQAENDFIKMAPHAEAAYAASKDLLKDASSRARGLDEILDAGMLVFEAHRDSGNRNKAELALDDMRVTGASVNSSSLYYYAVDQKIKYLIDTGRKAAALAYYASVLSAIPKEFIDRYSQNEVASRLRKREQHYKLLGEAAPEFLAPAEWFPGKARTLADMRGKVVLLDFWATWCGPCFEAYPSLIEWHQDYRSAGLEIVGVTRYYGKAGGLPADSPSELNFLKQFRTRERLPYDFAVAAGQAIQLQYGATALPTAVIIDRKGIIRYAETGSSPSRITQMHEMIKKLLAEK, encoded by the coding sequence ATGAAGCTTTCAATATTCCTCCTTATTCTGCTACTTTCCTCCGGCATCTTTGCTCAGTCGGGCCGCGTTGGCCCATCGGGCACGGCACAGACCGGCACAGCGGCCCCGACTGTGAGGGAACTCTTCGACGAAGCGAACGGTTATCTAAAGGCGAAGCTAACAGAGTACGAAACGAAGAAAGTGACCTACAGCGATTCGCTCCTGGCTCGGACGAAGCTGGAGCAGCGACAGCTCGCGGCCCGGCACGCAGCCTCGGCGGCAACGCGGACGGATCTTGCTGGCGAAGATCTTTACTATCTCGGAATGCTTAATTGGATCGCCGATAACCTCGATGGAACTGCCGAGAATCTGCTGAAATTTATCGCCGCCGAAGGCTCTCCCGCCAACCGTGTCCAGACAGCTCGCTCCATTGTCACGGTCGTGCTTGCAAAGCAAAAAAAGCTCACCGAGGCGGAACGAGTTTTCGCCGATTATCTGGCTGCTGAACCGCGCAAGCCTACCGAACAGGCCCGTGTTGAAGGTGAACTCGCCAAGGCATATCAGGCAGAGAATGACTTCATTAAGATGGCGCCGCATGCTGAGGCCGCCTATGCGGCGTCGAAAGACTTGCTGAAAGATGCCTCGTCCCGCGCTCGCGGCCTCGACGAGATCCTTGACGCAGGGATGCTTGTTTTTGAGGCCCATCGCGATTCGGGCAACCGCAATAAGGCCGAGCTGGCACTCGATGATATGCGCGTCACGGGTGCGTCGGTAAATTCCTCGAGCCTTTACTATTACGCCGTTGATCAAAAGATCAAGTATCTGATCGACACCGGGCGAAAGGCTGCGGCGCTGGCCTATTACGCCTCGGTCCTTTCCGCGATACCCAAAGAATTCATCGACCGCTACTCGCAAAACGAGGTCGCGTCGCGGCTCAGAAAACGGGAACAGCATTATAAACTGCTCGGCGAGGCTGCGCCTGAGTTCCTAGCGCCGGCCGAGTGGTTTCCCGGTAAGGCCCGCACGCTCGCCGATATGCGGGGCAAGGTCGTGCTGCTCGATTTCTGGGCGACGTGGTGCGGCCCGTGCTTTGAGGCGTATCCGTCCCTGATCGAATGGCATCAGGACTATCGCTCGGCGGGCCTCGAGATCGTCGGCGTTACGCGATATTACGGCAAGGCCGGCGGCCTGCCGGCCGATTCGCCGTCCGAGCTAAACTTTCTAAAGCAGTTTCGGACGCGCGAGCGGCTGCCTTACGATTTTGCCGTTGCGGCCGGCCAGGCCATCCAGCTGCAGTACGGCGCCACCGCCCTGCCAACAGCCGTCATCATTGACCGCAAAGGCATCATCCGCTACGCCGAAACGGGATCCAGTCCGTCACGCATCACACAAATGCACGAGATGATCAAGAAACTCCTCGCCGAGAAATAA
- a CDS encoding class I SAM-dependent methyltransferase: MPENRRTQGLYDRIADVQNLAMKLNGYRQSVAKYLRSLKLDIGPESLVLDAGCGTGLVTLAFQEAGYRPRRVEAVDLSFNSLTVARQEFRARRRLANRSDAIQSNVLNLPFADNTFDLLLMCGVLEYTPLDAGLGEAARVLKHGAPLVFLPVKPSIVGSVLELLYNFRIHPLADVREAAARYFNIVGNFQFPISEPIAWSKTIFLLEKR, translated from the coding sequence ATGCCCGAGAACCGACGCACACAGGGCCTATATGACCGCATCGCCGATGTGCAAAACCTGGCGATGAAGCTCAACGGCTATCGCCAGTCGGTCGCCAAATACTTGCGGTCGCTCAAGCTCGATATCGGCCCTGAATCGCTCGTTCTCGATGCAGGCTGCGGCACGGGGCTCGTCACGCTTGCGTTTCAGGAGGCAGGCTATCGGCCGCGAAGAGTAGAGGCTGTCGACCTGTCGTTCAACTCGCTCACCGTTGCGCGGCAGGAGTTTCGGGCTCGACGACGCCTCGCGAATCGAAGCGACGCCATACAGAGCAACGTCCTCAACTTGCCGTTCGCCGACAACACGTTCGACTTGTTGTTGATGTGCGGCGTGCTCGAATATACTCCGCTCGACGCCGGGCTCGGCGAGGCAGCAAGGGTGCTGAAACATGGTGCACCACTCGTCTTTCTCCCGGTCAAACCGTCCATTGTCGGCTCGGTCCTCGAATTGCTCTATAACTTCCGCATCCATCCACTGGCCGATGTCCGCGAGGCGGCGGCGCGGTATTTTAATATCGTAGGCAATTTTCAGTTCCCGATCAGCGAACCGATAGCGTGGTCAAAAACGATCTTCCTGCTCGAAAAGAGATGA
- a CDS encoding pyridoxal-phosphate dependent enzyme, with protein sequence MKFYDTVLDLIGGTPLVRINHLTKQHKVKAQVLAKMESLNPGYSVKDRIGISMIDWAENDGTLKKGGTIIEATSGNTGIGLALVAAVRGYKCIFVLTDKVSVEKVRYLKAMGADVVVVPAAAKPGTPDHYHETAARIHRETPNSFYPDQYQHPANPQAHYRTTGPELWNDTDGKITHFVSGIGTGGTISGTGRFLKEQNPKIKIIGADPYGSIFKNYKESGRVPEATPYLVEGIGQSLPVGNADMSVIDEVINVTDRDSFECARLLGRREGIFCGGSTGTNFWAALKVAKDLDESGLVVFIVCDTGEHYLTKFHSDEWMKEKLLLEPQRITAGLIAETKNGASPTGVIFVGPDATVAEALEVMNSNGVTQLPVIDGHTAVGSLRESGLLTKLLANRDLMDAKISDVMDKSFPVVEVDTPLNEIKSKLQRHPAVLIEDFKRITGIITRSDVLDIET encoded by the coding sequence ATGAAATTTTACGACACAGTTCTCGACCTGATCGGCGGCACGCCGCTGGTGCGGATCAATCACCTGACAAAACAGCACAAGGTAAAGGCACAGGTGCTTGCGAAAATGGAGAGCCTTAATCCGGGCTACTCGGTAAAGGACCGCATCGGCATCTCGATGATCGACTGGGCCGAAAACGACGGCACACTCAAGAAGGGCGGCACGATCATCGAGGCCACGAGCGGCAACACCGGCATCGGCCTCGCCCTGGTCGCGGCGGTTCGCGGATACAAGTGCATCTTTGTGTTGACTGACAAGGTGTCGGTGGAAAAAGTGAGATACCTAAAGGCCATGGGCGCCGACGTCGTCGTCGTCCCGGCCGCCGCCAAGCCCGGCACGCCCGATCATTATCACGAGACCGCGGCCCGCATTCACAGAGAGACGCCGAACTCATTCTATCCCGACCAATACCAGCATCCGGCCAACCCGCAGGCCCACTATCGAACTACGGGCCCCGAGTTGTGGAACGATACAGACGGGAAAATAACGCACTTCGTCTCTGGCATCGGCACTGGCGGGACTATCAGCGGAACGGGCCGTTTTCTAAAAGAACAGAACCCCAAGATCAAGATCATCGGTGCCGATCCTTATGGCTCGATATTCAAAAATTACAAGGAATCGGGCCGCGTGCCCGAGGCGACGCCCTATCTCGTTGAAGGCATCGGCCAGAGCTTGCCGGTCGGCAATGCCGACATGAGCGTGATCGACGAGGTCATAAATGTGACCGACCGTGATTCGTTCGAATGTGCCCGGCTGCTCGGCCGGCGCGAGGGCATTTTCTGCGGCGGTTCGACGGGCACGAACTTCTGGGCCGCGCTGAAGGTCGCAAAAGACCTCGACGAAAGCGGCCTCGTCGTCTTTATCGTCTGCGACACCGGGGAGCATTACCTGACCAAATTCCATTCCGACGAATGGATGAAGGAAAAACTGCTCCTCGAACCGCAGCGCATCACCGCCGGCCTGATCGCAGAGACAAAGAATGGCGCATCACCAACGGGCGTGATATTCGTCGGGCCCGACGCCACGGTCGCTGAGGCCCTTGAAGTGATGAACTCAAACGGTGTTACGCAGCTGCCGGTCATCGACGGCCACACCGCGGTCGGCAGCCTCCGTGAAAGCGGCCTGTTGACAAAACTGCTGGCCAACCGCGACCTCATGGACGCGAAAATCAGCGACGTGATGGACAAGAGCTTCCCGGTCGTTGAGGTGGACACGCCGCTGAATGAGATAAAATCAAAGCTCCAGCGGCATCCGGCGGTGCTGATCGAGGATTTCAAACGCATCACCGGCATCATCACGCGTTCGGATGTGCTTGATATCGAGACGTAA